From the Chanos chanos chromosome 7, fChaCha1.1, whole genome shotgun sequence genome, the window AGTTTTATGTTTAAGATATATTTGAAAAGCACGTGTTCACTCTTTTCTACACACTCTGCCACTCTAAGGGCCATTTTACAGAAATTGAAATGAGTGGGATAAAAAGAGAATGCAGATTTGATGTGCTTCTTTGTATAACTTTATCCATATATTATGATTAACTTAAAGGTGCATGGCGCCACCTAATGGCTTTTGTGAACGTTGCAAAGTGATTACATGAGCATGAGGAGTGGCAGTACATTATGCATAATCCTGTTTTACTCCTGTATCAAGTCCAAAAGACTTCAGCACCCTACATCAATCAATTTAACGGATATTCAATTACAAATTTAGGGGAGCCTGATTTCAAAACCATGGCCTTGTTCACATGCCAGAAAACCTCTGGCAGCCTAGTTACACTTGCatagttacatttatttaatcaactctgtgtgtctgtcaacaCATTTATGATGCTGTAAGTCTGAGTGATATACACGCGGTGAAACGTCCTAGTGCtgttacatacagtatatgtcaGCACTCACAGAACGCCTCTTATCCAGTCAAATCACTCGACCGGGACTAACTGATTCAATATCAATTTAGCAGGGGATTGCCTCAGGAGATGGTTCCTGGGCTGAATTTGGCTCGCAGGCTGCCAAACTAAACAGGCCTGCTCTACGTGCTGCCATAGAGATAATCAGTGGGAAAACAGTTTCTCGACTCAAACCCACGGctaacgcgcgcacacacacgcacacacacaaaggaacaaaactgcTAACAGACGAAGGACTGCCTGCGATCGAGAACCATCCAAAGAGGAGCGTTTACTCACTCGTCAGGGAGATCTTGCGGGCGGTCATGCCTTTGGGTGTGGAGCTCTGCGATAAAAGACAGGACGACAAAAAAAAGGgcccggggggggggtgtaggagagagagagagatgagatggagagatagacaCAAATCgggccaacacagagagagagggaggaaaggagacaggagaaagagagacagagagacagagagagagatacagccaCCAATGAAAATACATAAAGGACACGATCAGTGtagacacacagagaatctCCAGAGCTTCCACTCCAACATTTACACTTAAACCTGTCTACACTTGACCCTCACAATAATAAccataataacaacaacaataatgacaataataataataataatgataataataataataatctacCATTTCACACTAATCTAGTCACTAAAATACTTCATATTTTACGTCTGAAGATGACTACTGAGAGTACTGGTGCCAATCATGGGAGGTGATGCCTAAGATCAGTGAAAACATTCCCTTTCAGTGAGGCAGTGTAATGTTTGAAGTGGGAAAGGGATCGAAACTAAACTGTGTATTTTAAAGAGCCGTCACACGTGCGCCCGAGGGGCTGGCAACCCTGTTTCGGATCGCCGTTCACTCATTTGGTAATGCTGCAgtaaaatggggggggggggggtgtggggggagTTCTGGGAGTGTCTAGAacatctctgtttgtctgtctgtctgtctgctcccaGAGCAGGTGGTGTGTTACAGTACTGAACGCTCAGGCCCTCAGTAACATACCGGAACACGTGGAAGCCTGCTGGACAGTGCATGCTGGACAATTttaagggaaagaaagaaaaagaaaaaagaaaaaaactccaaatCTGCTCTGCAGTCCCACGACAGGGACTGTATGGGGCTAGGAGCTACGTCACAGCTAGAGACAAACAGCTGCCCTGATACTTTGAGTAAACTGAATTAGTGCTAGTTAAACTCCAGTCTTCCATTACAGAAAGTCACAGCAGAACTCTACGGCAGCCTAATCAGTTATAACAGTTATTGGAAAATTGAATATATCTTgggtgaatttaaaaaaaaaaaaaggcatttcctGGTACCATTGACACCTGATTCTTCACTGGCTTGGCTATGGCCCAACCGCACGGCGGTGCGCCCTGTATCTAGGCAACAAGGGTCCAATCAGAGGAGGCTGAGGAGTGAGGGCGGGACACAATCACAATCTGAGCTTGGTGAATGGCCGGCTGAGAGgaactgctctttttttttgtctttgttggaTTTTCTGTCcgtttgtctccctcttttctcctgaGAGAGGATTTTTCTCTGACGCTTCCATTGGGGATTTCTGATTCCACCAACAAAAgtctcaaaagttaaaaaccaACGGATGAACTGGACAGGTAGATCATATCACGACACTTCAAGATCAGGAGAACTCGGGGAGAACAAACTTCACGTGCGACGCTTCGTACAGTCTCTCCACGAGTGTTTTGGAGGGATGGAGTGTCCCTATTGAACGGCGCTATAATGAACCATTTTTCAGGTCATTAAATCCCTTGGATGACATGAAAGACAAGTCCATAATCCACACAGCAGTCTGACGACAGCTTTTCATCTGTCATCTGAGGGCACAGTAGCTGGTTTAAAACGTCCAATCCTCTTTCAGGACAAAATGTGTATTCCACTGTTAAGTCCTCGGGACTCTTTCACTGGGCTGCGTCTTTACGGTGTGAACACAGCTGTGTCGTTAATCTGGGCTGCGTCCTTACAGTGTCAATACAGATGTGTCGTTAATCTGGGCTGCGTCCTTACAGTGTGAATACAGTTGTGTCGTTAATCTGGGCATCACTGGGCTGCGTCTTTACAGTGTGAATACAGTTGTGTCGTTAATCTGGGCATCACTGGGCTGCGTCTTTACAGTGTGAACACAGTTGTGTTGTTAATCTGGGCATCACTGGGCTGCGTCTTCACAGTGTGAACACAGTTGTGTTGTTAATCTGGGCTGCGTCCTTACAGTGTGAATACAGTTGTGTCGTTAATCTGGGCTTCACTGGGCTGCGTCTTTACAGTGTGACTACAGTTGTGTTGTTAATCTGGGCATCACTGGACTGCGTCCTTACAGTGTGAATACAGTTGTGTTGTTAATCTGGGCTTCCTGTGTAGTTAGGGAGTTCACACTCTGGACTCATCACTAGGACTATTCTTGAGGACTGACCAATGAGTAGAGGTAGTCATGCCATTCCCCTTTTCAACATCAGTGGCAACATCCATCTGGAAACAAACAAGTGTCTTTTGTTGACGGCTGACTGGCCAAAGTTGAAACGAACAAACCAGAAAGCACGTCAACCAGAGTCCAGTTCGAGCAGGGTGGGGAAAAGGAACCTTCTTTTCTGTGGAAATAGCGACAGGTCCACTGGCAATTCGTTTGTTTGTGGGTCTTAGATAAGCACCGGATTCTGTGAAAAGCAGACATCTTAAAGTTCTTTTCACTTGCAGGTGGTCAGGAAAGGAAATGAAGACACTGAGATAACAACCAGATGGCTGAGCTGACATCCTGCGAGATGACGTGATCGCTGTAAAAGCCCAGTGCATTCAAGTCCATTAGACAGCGTCTGTCCATCATCACCGAGGGCCTTGAAACTGCACCAGCAAAGCCCCCCAGGAGGTCTTAGTCAACTCTCCCGCTCTGTGACGAGCAGGCACACTGGCAAAGTCCAGAACCGTGGTGAGAGCATCTGATTGACGGAAGCTCTCAGCCAACCGGTTATCGTGACGGGAGCGAGGGGGGCGGGTTCTTCAGAAAACAGAGGCCcgcctcccccccaccccctcctcgaGCCACCCCGTACTTTCCAGCAGTCCAATCAGGGGTGGCGTTTCCCTTAGTACGGGCGACATGGCCGAACTCCTGCCGGCAGCAGCTTGGCCTGGATGAGGCTAAGAGTGAGGAGACGACTCTGGGGCCTAGCTCAGGTACCGCTGAGGCGCTTGGGCATAGAGGGAcaggagatggaggaagaggaggagaagtagtggtggtggtggtggtggtggaggtagTAGTAGTACGCAGGTGCCAATATGGACAATGGAGGAGGGGAGGGCACCTTCACAACAAAGCAAtcaatgggatttttttttttaaacattcaggCATACCATGAGATACCAAGAGAGCTGCGGACAGAGGGGTGGGggaagaaagggagggggggagagggggagagagagagagagagggaaaagagagagagagagagagagtctggggagggggggggggagactggATACATCTCTCTTTTGACTGTCAGGGTCCttttacatacaaacactcactcgctcgctcatttactcactcactcactcactctctctccctccctttctctcacaccctaaactgaaaaatgactCTCCAAAGAGGCTGTTTATTTGACTAAATAAAAGCGAATAGATGGTTGTAAACTGAatctgagtgagtgaatctgACGACAGAattcagtgctctctctctctcttctggcAAAGGCCTTTGAGTGACCTAACTACTTAAAAGAGAgtatcatttaaataaaatgccCGTTTTAGCCAGATTAATTCATACTAAGtataattcataaaaaaatgtaGCAAATAAATGATCCAACTTGAATAACGTTTTTGACAAATATTGCCGAATGGTTTCACTCTGCTTTAAATGGCACTCTAAAATCAAAAAGCCCTCcatcatgacacacacacacacacacacacacacacacacacacacacacacaccatccccaCAGCCAAACAAGGACCGCTCCTCCAGAGTTCATGTCTAATTTCACACACCATTACCCACCATCCTTCCCTTCAGAAACTATTATATTTTTGAAACTCCTCCGGGGAAGAGTTACATCAATCTATCCCGAGCGAAACTGCACTCTGATCAAAGTCTCTTCTCTCATTTACATCTGTATTCGGTGTTTTTTCACACAATCCTTACCTTACAactacccccctcccctcccctccctccctgtacTCTAGCCTCTTTCTCTAGCACCCCTGGGTCCGGCGTGCCCCCGCACGCGGGGGGGGGCTTACCTCGTCGGGTGGGGCCTCGCTGTTCTCCAGCGCCTCCTGGGAGGTGGGACGACTTGTTGCGCTCTCAGATCCGGAGCGCTCCTCCAGCTCCATGGCAGCGGAGCCCACGGACTCGGGGAGAGCAGCCTGCTTCACCTCCCTGAGaacaacagggagagagagggagttacagagagagagagagagagagagatggttagaGTAACGACAGCGGAGATATGACGTGGTCTCAGTTGGGGGAGACGGGGTGGGAGGTGCAGGATTGACTATGACATCAGtacaccccacacacaaacagaggaggtAAAGTGAGATAAACGTGTGGGAAGAGGAAGGCAGAGAGCGATTTGCGCGACCCGCGCAAACGAATCTCGATACGGGCCTCGCGGCAAGAGCCTCTGTGAGAGGCATAAGATGTGAGAAGCATGTCGACACCGTACGCAAGGAGAGGAAAGAACGAAacgaaaggggggaaaaaaaagagagagagagagagaattgaatgaaagagggaaaggagagaagagagactcTGGCTTGTGATCTGGGTCAGCCCCACTATAAATAGCCTCACCAGTTAAACGACACTTCGAGTCAGGGTCAAAAACACTTCCCTACCAGTTTCGtccacgcaaaaaaaaaattacagcggTCACAACACCACGGGCGCGCGTCTCGCGGGTGTAGGAGGAGATAACAATTCGGTCGATTCGAAGAGAAAGCATAGCACCACCATTTTAAGCCCCTGCTAACACATCGATGCTAAAACTGGCAACCTGAGCCAACTACACCTACAAATAACCAGCAGTAAACCCCAAATGACCGCGTACGTTTTAAAAAAGCGTCACCATCTGCCTGTTCACACCCACAGAAGCAAATAAGTAGAGAGGAtataaacaaagacagagtaTAGACAATAGGCAGGAGGAGAACTAGACCCCtgcctccctccccctttctaTACCTTAGGGTCACCATGGGTAGCAGTGATTGGAGGAAATCGCTTTAATTGTGGGGAAGGTACGCCGCCTGGGCATTAAACCCGGAATCTGAGAGCTTTGTTGGAGAGCAGGTGTTGATACAGCTGTAAGGGACCTATGAGAGATGACAGTGCCAAGCGGATCTGGTTCAGTGATGGTAAACAGCCTTATGTAgtggggaagggaggggagggtaGGAGagtttggggtggggtgttgCAAGTTAAGGAAAATGCTCACCTTATGTTGAAAGAAAAGCTGTTAATAGTCGATATTAGATTTTCTcgttagacaaaaaaaaggcccaCCCGaattccaaaaggaaaaaaaaaaaaaaaacaaaaaaaaacaaccgaCAACCTAAAACGTGTTTTAATCGCCTGGAAGAGAAGCCTGTCTATTTTAGGAGCAGTTATGTAAGAACTTGACTGAGTTTTTGCTGAAATTGTGAGGTTTTTGAGTGGCTCAGGAAAATCCATTAGCATATGAGAGAAAAATTCTCTTAAGACAATCGTTTCCCTGGGGTATCTGGCATGCTTGAGTCAACACACATATCTGAGATTTTCCACAACTGATGTCACAGTTTTCCAAAACGGATCATTTCCTCCCCTAGGGACTCTATGGGTCTTGAGTGCCCCATTCCCAACCTTAACACCACCCCCCTGAAGAAAAGCATATCTTTCACTATAGGTCTGGGTGGAGCTCctttacacaaagacaaagaaatttCACTATTACCTTACAGTCAACACAATGCAATGATCACAATGGGTGAAATGTTGTCTCGTTAGCATTAAAATTATGCTAACTGGAAGCGCACTCTAAGCTTTTGACACGTTAATTATAACATTTGAGTCTTTGTGTGATCCGTTGTTCAATATTTTACAAGGCAGATCAACTCTCTGGACACCGGGGGCAAAAAAGGTCTGGTGAGGTGACGTTTACCCTCTCTAGACATTTCCTGAAGATAGTAACATTTCGTAGAAGAAAGTCATTTCTTCACACAAGAAAAGTTATGAGTTCACGGATCTGCTCTCGCGCGCATGCCGCTTTGACGTTGTTTAATTCATGAAGCAAGGAGCAGCACACCCTTTCACGCCAAGCCAGCACCAACACAGCTATCTTTCTATTAAATATTCATCCCTACACGCGTCTTTcctgaggaaacagagagagagacagagagagagagagagagagagagagaaatggagagagggagagagagattctaatTCTGAAACCACCGTCAATACATCTATATCCCTTCCCCCAACACCACGCTTTTTCCGATCCCTTAGAATTTCGCAAGCGACCTAGCAATTCTTTTAGACAACATTAACGAAACGTCTGACTATTAATATGCACTCAGAAAGCGACGACAAAGTTTTAACGCAGCGCCAAAATGTAACGATCAATCGAGCATCTATACACACAACGTCTTGGCAACCAAGAGCTGAACGATATTTCGGGAAACTCTCTGCACCTCTCCCCTTACCCGCTTTTGTTGCCATCGGACAGCATTGTATCGGGTTTTAAAAGCCCGAGCGCGGTTCTGTCGGTACTGGTTCTGCCGCTCACTGATGTTAAGGCAGATACGAAGGACGTGAGATCGCTAAGAGGCTGATAATTTGTGCAATGCGTCGGTATCAGAGAAGCGGCGCTGCTGCTGCAGCCATGTTGAAGGAGGGGGTGGATCTGTCCTCTCTTCACCAAGGCCACGCCGGGTGTAGGGCTGCCGCATTCATCGCCTGACAAAAAATAACGCCTCGTGCGTCCCCGTATAAGTTCCGATGCGATGCCAGTGGTTTAAATAATGATTACATCACGTCTTTGGACGTAACGCTTCTTTTgcaaaatgtggaaaatgttGACACGTGTCATATTAAACTGCACAATTTAAGAGATTTTACGATGGGTCGATTTTTACACATCCAATCATCATGTTATTGAGAGCCAACCGAGCCACGGaaagtttgttttattgtgcttTTTATGATCGCCGATAAGTATTaggttttctgtctgtttatggtTTATAACATTTCCAAGTAAATCACCCGAGATATACTCGAATGAATTTATGTCGGAAACAGTGACTGATAGCTAGGCTGATTTGCCAAGAGTGCAAGAATATTTAACCAattgcagacagagagaagcattaTAATTAATCGACTAAGAAAACCTGCTGTAAACACGGCTGAGAGGCATACTACAGAATACATCTCTGAGAGCGACTAAGACTAGCTGGGTTCGTTCATGTCGGTGTCAGGGAAGCAAAGGACTCTGGGAAGGGCTTGGTTTTGAAGAGAAGCATTACGGAATGTTACAGAACAGAGCAGCTATCATAACGCTCGTGAGGCAccgaaaaaaaaaggttaaatcTGTGATCATTTTAGTTTCCAATACCACAATGAAATTTGGTTTCGGTTCTTACCATGTACCAGCAAATATGTCATGTTAAAGAAACATCAGACGGAGTACCATTTGCAGGCAGTGAAACAAACCTATATGATTATACGCATTTTCCCATTGCCATAAACTTGTGGTGAACTTAATAATGTTAACTCCTTCCAGAGGATGCTGATGGTTTCTTCTTTGCAAGGTCCTGAAAATGCCTGAAAAAATACTACAGCTTCTGGGAGTCCAGAAACTGGTCAGAGTAAAACACAGCGCACGACGCAAGATCAGCTCTTCTGCCTCCCTGTCCGTCAAGAGAAAtaacatggcttttttttttcatgattgtGTCTCTGCTAATACTCCTGAAGATTGTCTCAATATGGACTCAATTAAAGCACACACATGGATAATGGTCACCCAGACATGCTCAAACAGATATCCACCACGTCTTTAAAGCAGAGATTttaaagacaaagagatgaGAATGAAAGCAGAGGGCATGcttgtgtgcatatgcatacgtgtgtgtgtgtgtgtgagacagagacaaaagaggGTGCTCCTGATATGGGCACTGAGCACACACCTCTCCATATTCGGTGTGAAAAGCACACCGTTACACTAAAGACCACACATTTACTGACAACATCCCAGAGGTGAGAACAACGTGTGAACTCATTCGTATGGAGATGTGTGCTGACGCTGATATGCATGTAACGGCAAGGTATTGACGCTGACCTGCGAGGCTGTTCCCTCTCATCTCCTTTATCAGTTAGTCTTCTTTTTAGCTCCTCTTCTCCCTGCTTTGAATGAACATGAGACAAAAATTAGTTTCTATAAACTTTCTCCGCTCTAAGGTTAGCCTGAACACCATCACCgataacaacccccccccccccccctccccttgcaAACTGTTTGTTAATATGTCGCCTCATGTTTCTGTTCAGAGCACACTGTGTAAGTGTGAGAAGCTGAGTTTAACTCACTTACacccagagagacacacaatcTGTCTGGTGCATCAGTATTAGCATGGCTGGCTCATCATTACAGCATAAAAGTGGCGGTTCCCAAACGCATCGTAAATGTGTTAGAAAAATGACTGACGCGtccatcagccaatcacacacacacacacacacaccttcttttGACTGGAAGGCCTGGATTTTTTCTGTGCAGGGGAAGACCCCGAGGAGCGCGAAGATGAGGAGGATTCCGAATCAGAGGACGAAGACTCACTGGAGGGGGATGAGCGTTGCTTGCgctctctacctctctgttgggctctctctgtgtctccctcttctGGTGGAGGTGATGGTGGCAGCATAGAAGGGGCTCCTTCCGCCTCTCCGTCTCCCTTAGCTGCCTCAGCAGATGCCTGTTTTCGATCGGACTTCAGCTCTTTGTCCTCTTCTTTTCCCGCTGGTTTGGGAACCTCCACGGACGCCTCCGTTTCCATGGGGACCTCGTCGGAGCGCTGGGGTCCGGAGACGAGCGCGGATTTGGAGGGCGGGGCGGCCGCGGGCCCCTCCTCGGGTTTGGAGGTCGATAAGAGAGAGCTGGGTGGGGGAACTTCGGAAAAGATCCTCGGTCGCTTAGCAACAGCAGGGGGAGAGGTAGCAGTTGACGAGAGGTCGAAAGGGGCGGGGCTCTGGCCCAAGGACTCACCTGGTCCAGACGGAGCAGAGCCGAGCGGTGAGGTGACGTCGCGGCCGCGTTTCCACGGTGAAAAGGGAGTCGCCCTCTCGgactccctttctttctctttctccttgagTGTTTTTTCCATTCCTTCTGCTTCTGTGCTTGACTGAGgcttcttctcctcctgcttCATCTCAGAATCTTTGACTACCGCGCCAACCACTTCCACTGTAGGCTCCTGGACATCATCCTTCAAGCTCTTAGCAGGCAGGGCTGTAACTCCTGATTGGGGCATGATCCTTTGTTGGTTGGGGGATAACACACCCCCAGCGCTGGCATGGGCAATCGCTCCTTTGGAAAACATCAAGACTCCCGGTCCGAACGGAGCCCCCTCTCCGCTCTCCTTTCTGCCGCTTTCCGCTGAGGGCTCTCCTTCTGCACTCTTGCGCTCCCCGTCGAAAGCCCCCTCCGACTCCATCTTACGGgccaggagggagagaggtccCGGCCTGCGCTGGGAAGGTGGGTCAGGGCTGCTGGATCGGGAACTGGAGCTGGAATCCTGCCTCTGAAGGGCCGGAGGTGAGGCGCCCCTGGCGGGCTCTCCCATCCTGGCACCGTCGTCCGAATCTGGGGGGCTCTGCTTGGGGGTGTCCGGAAGGGGAAAAGAGAGCTCTGGAGGTGGCGAGGGGGGCGGGGTGGGTTGGCGCAGCTGCATGGGTGGTTGGGGTAAGGGCTGAGGCGGGATGTGTTGCGGCGGCAGAAGCTTGCGGCGCGAACGCTCGCGGCCCGCCGGCGCCGCGGGGGCCGGCTGGTGCTGCGGCGGGAAAGCGCGTCCTccgctcttcttcttctgggaGGAAGGACCCCATTCGTCTTCATCGCTGtcgtcatcgtcgtcatcatcatcgtcgtcgtcatcgtcGCTCTCCTCGTGGGCGTGGCCCGCTGCCCTGGCCGAACGACTGAGTTGCATCGCGGAGTGCGCGGACCCCGGCTCCGCGGGCGCGGCCCCTTCCTTTTCTTGAGGGCGGGGCACGTGAAGCGGCAAAGCCTGGTGCTCGGGTTGACCAACGACGCGCACGGACAGAGACGCCACCGCccggggaggggagggagtCGCTGGCTCCTCGTGGCTTGACAAGAAGGAGGGACGCCATATTCTTCCCGCGGGACCGCCGGGGGCGTCCTGGGGGCGAGGCCCGGGACCCAGGTCTGTTCTTCCAGCGCCGGTCATTCCCTGATCTTCCATTAGAGTCGCAGCCCTCTCCTCTGCCCGGGGGAAAGAGGCATGAGAAGGCATGTGACGATGctgaaagagagcaggagaggcaAAAGAAGTTCAGAGGGATTTCGAAttggacgtttttttttttttattattaccaCATTATTAAATGCCTTAAACAAACAAGTTGATATGTACTCAAGCAGCACAGATCATTAGATCGTTATGTTTCGCAGCAGTGCGACTTTTGCACAGTAAACAGAATAAGCtttgtgtgcgcgcacatggaTGTGTATGCGCAcacgcatctgtgtgtgtgtgtgttctgaccttGTCAGCAAGATGGGAAGTGTCGTCATTGGCCCCTGTATGGTCGTCCTCGTCTGGGCCCGCTGGGCTGTCCGTCTCTGCGAGGGAACACAGTgagggggtcagaggtcacggTCAAGCACAGCGTGTTCAGTTTGAATGCAAACAAAGGAATTGTATCCCAGCGTACCCACACCATCACTTCCTCACAACGACAGGGACTAGCCCACGGGCTTAAGAGCTTATGAGATGTAGATTTTGGCACTGACGTCCTcccagagaaaataaaaggatAACTTGGTTTTTGATAGACGTGTAATGTCTATCAAAAACCACATTTTTCaactttttccccccccaaaggaatataaaaaaaatgtaaatataaaaaatataaaatataaatataaaaaagatctcaactgaaatatttaacaacATAAAAGAGTGACGTTAAGGACACAACATTCTTAAATGTGCGTGTGatttattttgtgtcttttgttgttgctgttgtttttgtttttcctcagagcACACTGTGTAAGTGTGAGAAGCTGAgtttaactcacacacacccagagagacACACGGTCTGACTGGTGCATCAGTATTAGCATGGCTGGCTCATCATGGGAAACACAACCTCTCTATCCATACAACGTACAGTTCAACGTACATTCACTATGATATTAGTCCGGTTGTTCCGTCACATGAGAGAATAACAACAACTAAGAAGAAGAACAATGACTGCACCCTCACAGTAGTGACCCTTATAATTACAAACTGGGAGGCACTGCAGTAAAAACAGTCCAATA encodes:
- the acin1b gene encoding apoptotic chromatin condensation inducer 1b, encoding MAELEDVTLDGKPLHSLRVADLKLALEQRGLAKSGAKNALIKRLKGALMLENLQRTSTPHIGLQPNSQIGEEMSQNSFIKQYLAKQQELLRQRLEREAREADEAETDSPAGPDEDDHTGANDDTSHLADKHRHMPSHASFPRAEERAATLMEDQGMTGAGRTDLGPGPRPQDAPGGPAGRIWRPSFLSSHEEPATPSPPRAVASLSVRVVGQPEHQALPLHVPRPQEKEGAAPAEPGSAHSAMQLSRSARAAGHAHEESDDDDDDDDDDDDDSDEDEWGPSSQKKKSGGRAFPPQHQPAPAAPAGRERSRRKLLPPQHIPPQPLPQPPMQLRQPTPPPSPPPELSFPLPDTPKQSPPDSDDGARMGEPARGASPPALQRQDSSSSSRSSSPDPPSQRRPGPLSLLARKMESEGAFDGERKSAEGEPSAESGRKESGEGAPFGPGVLMFSKGAIAHASAGGVLSPNQQRIMPQSGVTALPAKSLKDDVQEPTVEVVGAVVKDSEMKQEEKKPQSSTEAEGMEKTLKEKEKERESERATPFSPWKRGRDVTSPLGSAPSGPGESLGQSPAPFDLSSTATSPPAVAKRPRIFSEVPPPSSLLSTSKPEEGPAAAPPSKSALVSGPQRSDEVPMETEASVEVPKPAGKEEDKELKSDRKQASAEAAKGDGEAEGAPSMLPPSPPPEEGDTERAQQRGRERKQRSSPSSESSSSDSESSSSSRSSGSSPAQKKSRPSSQKKQGEEELKRRLTDKGDEREQPRREVKQAALPESVGSAAMELEERSGSESATSRPTSQEALENSEAPPDESSTPKGMTARKISLTTSKTEGVASEAESGGGASRKRRWGSSTAVTAKKPSISITTESLKSLIPDIKPLPGLDAVVELHPEEGRLSGDEDAAEQADGEDQDLDKSLSIRRTVTQVVPADGQENGQKEEEEEGEEEEEERRDGERDKPHKKEKRHGSTEEPMDTQSSHDAEKGAPGDSVFRRSISQQKSGVSITIDDPVRAAKQPSPPRSKASNIIHIRNLVRPFTLGQLKELLNRTGTVLEEGFWIDKIKSHCFVTYSTTDEAVATRTALHGVKWPSSNPKVLSVEFSQQDELDFHKGLLKGERVEENREPRATGPQARPSGPPPLMPEQKERERERERERGQGGVRDQWAEREREMARRERTRSEREWDRDKIKEFSRPGEDGASRRSQSRDRDRRRRERGKSKERKTEKKEEPPAKLLDDLFRKTKAAPCIYWLPLTEEQAAQRTLERAERMKERERKRKEMQEEEEKKREEERKERAKGREKEGAAAAGRTAEGERDRERDREKERERERERERGREREADKRRDGNRSRGGESKPAGGSRRSRSRSNPSRDRRR